GATAGACCGGTATCCGGTAGAACGTCCACGCCTCGTGATCGGCGTACACGGCTTGACTCATCACCCGGTGCAGGCCCCGGTCGTTAAACACACCCGTCACCCAGGTCAGCCGCGCGATGCGATCCTTCACGCCCTCTTCCGTCAGGTGGTAACCCGGCCTGCCGTCCACGCTCGGCACCCGCTCGATCTCGTCGTCGATCACGAGCCGCTGGCTTTTGCCGACCACCGCCTCCAGTAGCGTGTACTTGCTCGATGCCGTGGCCGACGCTTGGCCCCGCGTTCCGCTCTTCAGGTAGTCCGTCAGGTACAGCCGCTCGGCCTCTGTCCAGCTTCGCTCGTACTGCCACGTCAGCAGCCCGGCCAGGAACACCGGCGTCAGTAGGAACGCCATCACCGTCCACACCGGCGTCCGGCTTGGCCATGCTTTCGAGTATTCCTTACGACCCCATTCCGCCATCTTCGACCTCCGGTTGGGTTTCCTTGCTAGCCGCGCGAGCGGCCTGTAGGCGCTCCCGCGCCCGCTCTAACTTCGTCGCGTCCGCCCGCTCGATCAGGCCACGCAGCTCTGCCTCCGTGAGCGGGCTTTTGTCCGCCCGGAAGCTCAGATTCAGGAACAGTGACCGAAGGGCTAGCAGCTCGGCCAGCACGACTTCGCTCCCGGCCTCCGCGCTTGGCTCGACCGGCGCGGCCAGCAGCACGTCTCGAACCCACTCCGAGAGCGTCAGGCCCGACGAACGCGCCCGCTCCTCCAGCATGGCGAACCCCGCCTCGCTGACCTTCGTGCCGACGGATCTTGTACGGAGTGGCGGCTTCATCGGAGACCGCCAGCGATGAAAGGGAGATGCAGGCCGCACGTCGGCTGTACGTTGCTCAGATTCGGGCAGCGTGGCCGGAAGCGGGCAAAGGGGTTTGAACTCATATGGTTCCCCTACAGCAACCTGCGTTCGCTTCCAGAGTAACGCTCTTGCTGGCCTTTTTCTATTTGAGGCCTGTTTTCAATAAGTTGCCCGGCAGTAACCTCAGGCTACTGTGCAGCTCCCATTCTGGGGTGACGTGTCACCCTCAATCCGCTGCATAGCAGCGTAAGCTTTGTAGACGCTGCACACTGGCGATGAAAGAAGGTGATTGCAGGATGCCGACTCTGTTTTTCTCCTATTCCCATGAAGACGAAAAGCTGCGCGATCAGCTCGAAGTCCACTTGGCAGGACTGAAGCGCCAGGGTGTCATTTCAACATGGCACGACCGGCGTATCTCGGCTGGGACGGAGCTAGGCAACACTATCGACCAGAATCTGAACGAAGCGGATGTGATTCTTCTGCTCATCAGCCCAGACTTCATCAATTCGGATTACTGCTACGA
This genomic window from Granulicella sibirica contains:
- a CDS encoding plasmid mobilization protein; translated protein: MRPASPFHRWRSPMKPPLRTRSVGTKVSEAGFAMLEERARSSGLTLSEWVRDVLLAAPVEPSAEAGSEVVLAELLALRSLFLNLSFRADKSPLTEAELRGLIERADATKLERARERLQAARAASKETQPEVEDGGMGS